CCGCATGCAGGAAATTCTTCATCGGACGTTGAACTCCGCCTTTCCGGTTGCGCGACGGGCATGTCGCGCTCGCGATGCATGGATCATTTGCCCGGTTGAAATGCCGGACGATCTGGCCGCCGTTTCGCCATCAAGAGAGATATCCGGGATGCAACACGGGGGCGAGCCGGTCGATGAAAGGAAGGATTAGATATGGTTGCCCGTTGAACAGAAAATGGACGAGCCAGGACGGAGTGAGGGAGCCGTATCTCAAGCGCAACGCGAACAATATTATGCCGAACCCGACCATGACGATGCTCCAGACAAAGCCGAGCGGATCGCCTGCGCAAAGCGCCCGGTGGAGACGGCCACCGGGCGCGAAAATCCAAGGTCGGGAAATCTTGGGTCGGCGTTCAGAACACGCCGAGGATGATGGCGCAGACAAAGGCCAGCGCGACGTACGCGGCGATCATGCTCAGCTTGCTTAGCAGCGGACTCGCGGAATCCATTGGGATGCTCCCTCGGTTCACAGCGGCCCCCACTAACGCCGAAGCCGGCGGTCGGTTCCCGGCCATCAAAGTCACCCCTGCAGTCCATCCGGCAGCAGGCGCCGGGTTCCAGCGCATGGTTAAAGAGACCTGAAATCAACGCGTTGAAGAGTCTTTAAATAAATTCGTCGAACCTGCACGCATGACGCGTGGAGTTCGTTTGTATCTCGTCGGCTCCCTTGTCCTCGTTTCGCTGGCTGGTTGCGGGCGCGGTCTGTTTCAGACTGCCGAGCGCGAGCCGTGGCGGGCCGAGGCGGAGGTCGCATGCCTGAAATCCGGCGCGGTCAAGGAAGGTCCCGACCTCGTCCGCATCGATCCGATCTCCGGTCCCGGCGTCTGCGGCGCGGAGTTTCCGCTCAAGGTTGCAGCGCTCGGGGAGAGCAGCTCCGCATACGGATTTGCCGATGACCTGCGGCCGCCGGCACCGATCGGCAACCAGCCGCGCTGGCCGATCAACCAGCCGCCGCCGAGCCCACCGTCCGCGCAGGCCCCTTATTCCAACCAGGCCGTCGGCCAGCCAAGCTATGGCGGCCAGCCGAACGGTCCGATCTCGCTGACTGCACCCGGCGTTGCGCCGCAGCAGGACGAAATCAACTTGCCGCCCGAAGGGACGCCCGAAGCAAGGGCCGACAAACCTTATTATCCGGGCTTGCCGGCCAATCCGCAGCGCGACAGCGCGGCCGCACCGTATTCGCCGGCGCCCTATGGTCAGCAGCCCGGCGGGGGAGCGCTGCCGCGGCTCGGCCCCTCGAGTGGCAATCCGGTCGCGGCGGTTGGACCGGTCGCAGTGAAGCCAGCCGCTACGCTCGCATGCCCGATTGTCTCGGTGCTCGAGCGCTGGCTGAACGATTCCGTGCAGCCGGCGGCGCAGCGCTGGTTCGGCGCGCGCGTGGTCGAGATCAAGCAGATTTCCGCCTATTCCTGCCGCGGCATGAACGGCAATCCACATGCGCATATTTCCGAGCATGCCTTTGGCAACGCTCTCGATATTGCAGCCTTCACGCTCGCCGACGGCCGCCGCATCACGGTGAAGGACGGCTGGAAGGGGCTGCCGGAGGAGCAGGGCTTCCTGCGTGACGTGCAGGCCGCCGCCTGCCAGCAGTTCACTACGGTGCTGGCGCCGGGCTCCAATGTGTACCACTATGACCACATCCATGTGGACCTGATGCGCCGCGCCAGCCGCCGCTTCATCTGCGAGCCGGCTGCCCGGTCGGGCGAGGAGGTTGCTGCACGCGCCGGCGGCCGTAGCCCCTATGCAGCGCGCGATCCTTATGTCACAGGATCGATCGCGGGCAGAAAGCCCGCCGCCTCCCGGGGTAGGCTCGGGAGCAACGAAGAAGACGACCTCGCCGACGAGTAGTGCGTCAGGCGCTCATGTTTGCCCGTTGCCGTGCAAACGGTAGCCATCTTTTGCTGCATATGTTCGCCGAGTCGGGCACGCTCGGCTGATTCTAGGGGACACCTTTGCAAGACGCGCCGATTATTCTGGTCATTGAAGACGATCGCGATCTGCAGTCGCTGGTGGAGGACGCCCTCAAGGACGGCGGCTACGAGCCGGCGATCGCGGGCTCGGGCGAGGAGGCGTTGACGCTCCTCAAGGCCTTCCGGACCAAATACAGCGCGCTCGTCACCGACATCCGACTGCTTGGCCGGCTCGATGGCTGGCGCGTGGCGCGCGGCGCCCGCGAGATCGACCCGTCCTTTCCGGTGCTCTACATCACCGGCGGCTCGGGCGACGAGTGGCCGACCAAGGGCGTGCCGGACAGCGTCCTGCTGCAAAAGCCGTTCTCGCCGGATCAACTGGTCGAGGCGCTTGCAAAGCTCCTCAAGACGGCGCCACAGGCCTGATCGCGGTCGTGCCGATTGATGCGCCAAATTGATGCGCCAAGTTGAGGCACCGGGCCGCGTCGCGCACGGCGCCCTCCACCGTGCGGCAGGAGCGATTGGTCTGGC
The DNA window shown above is from Bradyrhizobium sp. ISRA464 and carries:
- a CDS encoding response regulator, encoding MQDAPIILVIEDDRDLQSLVEDALKDGGYEPAIAGSGEEALTLLKAFRTKYSALVTDIRLLGRLDGWRVARGAREIDPSFPVLYITGGSGDEWPTKGVPDSVLLQKPFSPDQLVEALAKLLKTAPQA
- a CDS encoding extensin family protein, whose protein sequence is MTRGVRLYLVGSLVLVSLAGCGRGLFQTAEREPWRAEAEVACLKSGAVKEGPDLVRIDPISGPGVCGAEFPLKVAALGESSSAYGFADDLRPPAPIGNQPRWPINQPPPSPPSAQAPYSNQAVGQPSYGGQPNGPISLTAPGVAPQQDEINLPPEGTPEARADKPYYPGLPANPQRDSAAAPYSPAPYGQQPGGGALPRLGPSSGNPVAAVGPVAVKPAATLACPIVSVLERWLNDSVQPAAQRWFGARVVEIKQISAYSCRGMNGNPHAHISEHAFGNALDIAAFTLADGRRITVKDGWKGLPEEQGFLRDVQAAACQQFTTVLAPGSNVYHYDHIHVDLMRRASRRFICEPAARSGEEVAARAGGRSPYAARDPYVTGSIAGRKPAASRGRLGSNEEDDLADE